One Arcobacter sp. FWKO B genomic window, TTTAAAAGATGTTGTAGCTAGCTCATCACCGCTTTTGCCACGGTTATCTATAACCTCACCTTGCCAGTATGAAAAATATATATTACTCATATTTTACTCTTCAACACTTGCTTCTTGAACTGTTTCTACTACCGCAGGTGCTTCTTTTTTTATAACAACTGTCCAATCTACTTCATTAAATTTTAAAGAGTTCATTAAAGTGTAGTTATTTTCTTTTACCATATCAGCAACTTTTTGAATTGGAGAAAAATCACCTATTTCAAATAAAAATATTGCATTCTCACCTTCATCTATATCGTTTTTAATAAGATCAAACATTCTATTATAGAAGTTGTCTTTTAACGGTCTTAAATCATATCTTTTCATTTCAACTCCTATCTATCTATTTCACCAAAAACGATATTTAAACTTCCTATAATTGTAACAACATCGGCTAATTGATGTTTAGGAAGTAAGTCTTGTAAAATACCTGTATGCCAAAAACTTGGTGCTCTAAGCTTTATTCTGTATGGATATGGACTTCCATCACTACAAATATAATATCCAAGTTCACCCTTTGGAGACTCTGTTGCCACATATACTTCACCTACTGGTGGTCTCATACCTTGAGTTACTAGAACAAAATGTTGCATTAAAGAGTAATTTTGTGTCATTAGTTGCTCTTTTGGTGCAGAGATATATTGTGGTGCATGTGCCATAAGTTGTGAGTTAGTATCTTTATACATATCAATAAGTTGTCTTAGTATTTTAGCTGATTGTCTCATCTCTTCCATATAGCATAAATATCTTCCATAACTATCACATGCATATGATACTGGTACATCAAATTCAAGCTCTGGATATAATCCATAAGGCATCTCTTTTCTTAAATCCCATTTAATACCACTACCTCTTAGAGTAATTCCAGAACATCCCCAGCTTTTTGCCATTTCAGGAGATATGATACCTACATTTTCAAGTCTCATTTTCCAGATTCTATTTTCTGTTAAAAGCCCTTCATACATTGATACTTGTTCTACAACTAAGTCTATGTATTTTGCTAAATCTTCAATCCAACCTTTTGGAAGGTCAAGTGGAACACCACCAATTCTAACAGCAGAGTGTGTAAGTCTTGCTCCACAGTAATCTTCCATTAAGTCCATAGCAAATTCTCTTTCTCTAAATGCATAAAGAAAAACAGACATTGCACCAACATCTAGTGCATGAGTTGCTAACCAAAATAGATGTGAAATTATTCTATTAAGCTCTACAAGCATCGTTCTTATAACTTCAGCTCTTCTAGGTACTTCTATACCTAAAAGTTGCTCAACTGCTAAAGCAAATCCATAGTTATTTGAAGTAGCTGCTATATAATCCATTCTATCCGTTGTAGGCAAGAATTCATTATAAATCATATTTTCAGCCATTTTTTCCATACCACGGTGCAAGTATCCAATATCTGGAACAGCTTTTACTACCTCTTCACCTTGAAGCTCTAAGATCAGTCTTAATTGTCCATGAGCTGAAGGGTGCTGTGGACCAAAGTTTACGATCATTGTATTGTCATCTCTTTCAAAAGAGATATTTTCAAAAAATGGTCTTAGTTTATTTACATGTTGCATCTAGTGATCCTTACTTTCTTTTCTCAAGCACTTTGCTTTCATTCTCATCAAACTTAGTAACAAGTCTTGCACCAAACAATCTTACACCACCTTCTTCTTGGTATGCAAGTGGAGTATGTTCTGGTTCACCACTACTTATATCAGTACCAAATGGAACTTCATGACCAAGTCTAGCAAATCTTGTAGTATCATATCTATCTACTGCTGCTGCATCTCTTATTTCAGGTCCTATAATATCTCTTGCTTCTTTACCAAAAATTTTATCTACTTCATACCATTGTGCTGCTTCATCACCAATTAGTGGATAACTTTTTCTTAATGGATAATCATTCCAATCATCTGGCATCAAAATTCTTTTTGGATATGGATGATTATTTAGTTTGATACCAAACATATCAAACATCTCTCTTTCACTCCAATCTGCAGATCTAAAAATAGATTCAACTGATTCTACAGCTTCACCTTCTTTTATAAAAAATTTTATTCTCATTCTTTTATGCTTAGAAGTTGATAGCATTTCATAAAACACTTCAAATCCACCACAACTTGCAAGATAGTCTAATGCACTAAGTTCCATCAAAAAGTCAT contains:
- a CDS encoding NADH-quinone oxidoreductase subunit C — its product is MREYSPKNDAQKKSYYNDRFFVSPQIPKDDVSSDETFSADIDKLKASFEVKEAYIQKGHLVVYINAKDNKQVIKFAKEVLEYDFLMELSALDYLASCGGFEVFYEMLSTSKHKRMRIKFFIKEGEAVESVESIFRSADWSEREMFDMFGIKLNNHPYPKRILMPDDWNDYPLRKSYPLIGDEAAQWYEVDKIFGKEARDIIGPEIRDAAAVDRYDTTRFARLGHEVPFGTDISSGEPEHTPLAYQEEGGVRLFGARLVTKFDENESKVLEKRK
- a CDS encoding NADH-ubiquinone oxidoreductase subunit E family protein, giving the protein MKRYDLRPLKDNFYNRMFDLIKNDIDEGENAIFLFEIGDFSPIQKVADMVKENNYTLMNSLKFNEVDWTVVIKKEAPAVVETVQEASVEE
- the nuoD gene encoding NADH dehydrogenase (quinone) subunit D, producing the protein MQHVNKLRPFFENISFERDDNTMIVNFGPQHPSAHGQLRLILELQGEEVVKAVPDIGYLHRGMEKMAENMIYNEFLPTTDRMDYIAATSNNYGFALAVEQLLGIEVPRRAEVIRTMLVELNRIISHLFWLATHALDVGAMSVFLYAFREREFAMDLMEDYCGARLTHSAVRIGGVPLDLPKGWIEDLAKYIDLVVEQVSMYEGLLTENRIWKMRLENVGIISPEMAKSWGCSGITLRGSGIKWDLRKEMPYGLYPELEFDVPVSYACDSYGRYLCYMEEMRQSAKILRQLIDMYKDTNSQLMAHAPQYISAPKEQLMTQNYSLMQHFVLVTQGMRPPVGEVYVATESPKGELGYYICSDGSPYPYRIKLRAPSFWHTGILQDLLPKHQLADVVTIIGSLNIVFGEIDR